In Sphingobacterium thalpophilum, a genomic segment contains:
- a CDS encoding IS110 family transposase — protein MKTAGLDVHKDSIFCAVFNGKHYSDVEVFETFSTGIRQLGAYLKAAGVLRVAMESTSIYWIPVWNILSEMGFDLMLVNPFLIKQLPGRKSDVKDAQWIAQLLHKDMLRGSFVPGERIQELRSYTRSYSKLQQRIVRMLTKMDNILVQAGIRLGSLVSDIGGKSMLSVIDALIAGERDAVRLSKLVYASKKNKENGKLAAALTGCMKEHHRFNLQMAKAEYDLLIKQSAEYIEKIEAICLRDFPRQSALLKTIPGVSRISSAVIIAETGADMKVFENSGKLSGWVGLRPKNDESAGKYKSTAITKGNRYLKPILVQVAWAASRCKGSYFKDKFNRLSIRKSSKKALIAIARKISVVVWNILKDLTPYNPALQVIYEPAKLDARIRYHQKEMERIAKLKP, from the coding sequence ATGAAAACAGCAGGACTTGACGTGCATAAAGATAGTATTTTTTGTGCGGTATTTAATGGGAAGCATTATTCGGATGTGGAGGTTTTCGAAACCTTCAGTACGGGCATTCGACAGTTGGGAGCCTACTTGAAGGCTGCGGGTGTTCTCCGAGTAGCGATGGAGAGTACCAGTATTTACTGGATCCCGGTCTGGAATATTCTCTCTGAAATGGGCTTTGATCTGATGCTGGTGAATCCCTTTTTAATCAAACAGCTGCCCGGCCGCAAAAGCGATGTAAAGGATGCACAGTGGATTGCCCAGCTACTTCACAAAGATATGCTTCGCGGGAGTTTTGTGCCCGGTGAGCGAATACAGGAACTCAGGAGCTACACCCGTTCCTATAGCAAGTTGCAGCAGCGGATAGTCCGTATGCTTACCAAAATGGACAATATCCTCGTACAGGCCGGAATCCGTTTGGGTAGTCTTGTGAGTGATATCGGAGGGAAAAGTATGCTGAGTGTCATTGATGCCCTGATAGCCGGGGAGCGTGATGCCGTACGTTTAAGCAAACTGGTCTATGCCAGTAAGAAGAACAAAGAAAACGGAAAGCTGGCAGCAGCACTAACCGGCTGCATGAAGGAGCACCACCGCTTCAACCTGCAGATGGCAAAAGCTGAATACGACCTGTTGATCAAGCAGTCTGCTGAGTATATAGAAAAGATTGAAGCTATCTGCCTGCGTGATTTTCCACGGCAGAGTGCCTTGCTAAAGACGATTCCCGGCGTTAGCCGTATCAGTTCCGCTGTGATCATCGCCGAGACCGGCGCAGACATGAAAGTTTTTGAAAACAGCGGTAAACTGAGCGGATGGGTCGGATTACGACCAAAGAATGATGAAAGCGCAGGGAAATATAAAAGTACAGCAATCACTAAAGGAAACAGATATCTCAAGCCAATACTGGTACAGGTTGCCTGGGCGGCAAGCCGCTGTAAAGGCTCCTATTTTAAAGACAAATTCAACCGTCTAAGTATAAGAAAATCCTCGAAAAAGGCCCTGATCGCTATCGCACGAAAAATATCCGTTGTTGTATGGAATATCCTAAAAGACTTAACCCCTTATAATCCGGCACTACAGGTGATCTACGAACCAGCCAAACTAGATGCCAGGATACGGTATCACCAAAAAGAAATGGAACGCATAGCGAAACTTAAACCATAA